In the genome of Pseudomonas bubulae, one region contains:
- a CDS encoding alpha/beta hydrolase — protein MGIRSIASLIGLMLACSVVQAAEHGVKELSPEHLKIGPGELSVGVSQDWKQPLPQVQRALIVIHGRLRNAQTYLHSAEQAATQAGQLSTTLVIAPQFLNESDGSRHTLPDNVLRWHANEWMAGAPAVSPQALSSYAALDQILERLDDRKRFPALREVVIAGHSGGAQVVQRYALTTQADKALQADGIKVRYVVANPSSYAYFNAQRPIPTFDAANCPGFNTWKYGLKDLPAYADGQKHRQLEQAYIERDITYLLGAKDIDPNHPALDKGCEAEAQGAFRLVRGKNYFEYLTQRHPQGLNQRLIEVPGVGHNGDQMFTSPEGQKALFGE, from the coding sequence ATGGGAATACGCTCTATCGCTTCATTAATAGGCCTGATGCTGGCCTGCTCTGTGGTTCAAGCAGCCGAGCACGGAGTTAAAGAACTCAGCCCCGAACATCTCAAGATCGGCCCCGGCGAGTTGAGTGTCGGGGTGAGTCAGGACTGGAAACAGCCACTGCCTCAGGTGCAACGCGCACTGATCGTGATTCATGGTCGTCTGCGCAACGCCCAGACGTATTTACACAGCGCCGAGCAAGCCGCGACGCAGGCCGGGCAGCTGTCCACAACCCTGGTCATTGCACCGCAGTTCCTCAATGAAAGCGATGGCTCGCGCCATACCTTGCCCGACAATGTGCTGCGCTGGCATGCCAATGAATGGATGGCCGGTGCCCCTGCTGTGAGCCCCCAGGCACTGAGTTCCTACGCGGCACTGGATCAGATCCTTGAGCGTCTTGATGACCGCAAGCGCTTCCCGGCCTTGCGCGAGGTGGTGATTGCCGGGCACTCCGGCGGCGCCCAAGTGGTGCAGCGCTATGCCCTGACCACCCAGGCCGACAAGGCCTTGCAGGCAGACGGGATCAAGGTGCGCTATGTAGTGGCCAACCCGTCTTCTTATGCCTACTTCAATGCACAGCGACCGATTCCGACCTTTGATGCTGCAAACTGCCCGGGCTTCAATACCTGGAAATACGGGCTCAAGGATCTGCCAGCCTACGCAGATGGGCAAAAACACCGACAGTTGGAACAGGCCTATATAGAGCGCGACATTACCTATCTGCTAGGCGCCAAGGACATCGACCCCAACCACCCGGCGCTTGATAAAGGCTGCGAAGCCGAGGCCCAGGGGGCGTTCAGGCTGGTAAGGGGCAAGAACTACTTTGAGTATTTGACCCAGCGCCATCCACAAGGGCTCAATCAACGGTTGATTGAAGTGCCCGGGGTGGGGCACAACGGCGATCAGATGTTTACCTCGCCTGAAGGTCAGAAGGCGTTGTTTGGCGAGTAA
- a CDS encoding neutral zinc metallopeptidase: protein MLWKKGRRSDNVEDVRDQGTGGGGGMRLGGGKGLSLMAVVVIVGIGLLTGQDPMQILGQLSGQLTEQSSPQVTQPAGRAPAANDEQADFVRAILGDTEDTWRQVFQQAGRSYKDPTLVLFRGQINSACGFATAASGPFYCPADQKVYLDMSFFQEMAQRFKAAGDFAQAYVIAHEVGHHVQTLLGVSSKMQMARQQGKRMEGDGGLLVRQELQADCLAGVWANLAQKRHNWLEAGDIESALNAANAIGDDRLQQQSQGRVMPDSFTHGTSAQRVKWFKTGFAQGNINQCDTFSAARL from the coding sequence ATGCTTTGGAAAAAAGGTCGACGTAGCGATAATGTCGAAGACGTACGCGATCAAGGCACCGGTGGTGGTGGCGGGATGCGGTTAGGCGGCGGCAAAGGTCTGAGTTTGATGGCCGTGGTGGTGATTGTTGGCATCGGTTTGTTGACCGGGCAGGACCCCATGCAGATCCTCGGACAGTTAAGCGGCCAGCTCACCGAACAGTCTTCGCCTCAGGTCACCCAGCCAGCCGGTCGCGCACCGGCGGCCAATGACGAGCAGGCCGATTTTGTACGGGCGATTCTGGGTGACACAGAGGACACCTGGCGCCAAGTGTTTCAGCAAGCCGGACGCAGCTATAAAGACCCGACCCTGGTGCTGTTTCGCGGCCAGATCAATTCGGCCTGCGGCTTTGCAACAGCTGCCAGCGGGCCGTTTTATTGCCCGGCCGACCAGAAGGTCTATCTGGATATGAGTTTCTTCCAGGAAATGGCCCAACGCTTCAAGGCTGCTGGCGATTTTGCCCAGGCTTATGTGATCGCTCACGAAGTTGGCCATCATGTGCAGACCTTGCTGGGCGTGTCGTCGAAAATGCAGATGGCCCGTCAACAAGGCAAACGTATGGAAGGCGATGGTGGCTTGCTGGTGCGCCAGGAATTGCAGGCCGACTGTCTGGCCGGGGTGTGGGCCAACCTTGCGCAAAAACGTCACAATTGGCTGGAAGCAGGCGATATAGAATCGGCCTTGAACGCCGCCAATGCCATTGGCGATGATCGCTTGCAGCAGCAAAGCCAGGGCCGTGTGATGCCGGACTCTTTTACCCACGGCACATCGGCACAACGGGTGAAGTGGTTCAAGACCGGTTTTGCCCAAGGCAATATCAACCAGTGCGATACCTTCTCGGCAGCGAGGCTTTAA
- the pcaQ gene encoding pca operon transcription factor PcaQ, with the protein MNIDTRIKYRHLVCFLEMARQGSLARAADVLAVSQPAMSKTLKELEELLTVSLFVRSKSGVTLTEAGVAFLRYATPSVQALREGVNALRGGEYVGGTVRLGVLSTVESLLIPELVQRLHARHSSLVVSVVTGPSAYLLSQLRVGDVDLVVGRMTDSPEIQGMNFEHLYSESMTLVVRADHPLIRGPLDRSQLENYPLVLPLANTTIRTFADSLFVQCGISQSRQRLETLSITLSRRYVLRNDAVWIAPLDAVRLDLASGELQEIDLGQREPGGSIGICSNAHVPMSVAAQGCVEVLRELGQAYGEGIYP; encoded by the coding sequence GTGAATATCGATACCCGTATCAAGTACCGCCACCTCGTATGCTTTTTGGAGATGGCGCGCCAGGGCAGCCTGGCGCGGGCGGCGGATGTGCTGGCGGTAAGCCAGCCAGCGATGTCAAAAACCCTCAAGGAGCTTGAGGAGTTACTGACGGTCAGCCTGTTTGTACGCAGTAAAAGCGGGGTCACCCTGACCGAGGCCGGGGTGGCCTTTCTGCGTTATGCGACACCTTCGGTGCAGGCCTTGCGGGAAGGTGTGAATGCTCTGCGGGGTGGCGAATACGTGGGCGGTACGGTGCGTCTGGGGGTGTTGTCGACGGTAGAAAGCCTGCTGATACCCGAGTTGGTGCAGCGCCTGCACGCCAGGCATTCGTCGCTGGTGGTGAGCGTCGTGACCGGGCCCAGCGCCTATCTGTTATCGCAGTTACGGGTAGGCGATGTCGATTTGGTAGTGGGGCGCATGACCGATAGCCCGGAAATTCAGGGTATGAATTTTGAGCATCTCTACAGCGAATCCATGACCCTGGTGGTGCGCGCAGATCACCCCTTGATCCGGGGACCGCTGGACCGCAGCCAGCTGGAAAATTACCCGCTGGTTTTGCCATTGGCCAACACCACCATTCGCACCTTTGCCGACAGCCTGTTTGTGCAGTGCGGCATCAGCCAGTCCCGCCAGCGCCTGGAAACCCTGTCGATCACCCTCAGCCGGCGTTATGTGCTGCGCAACGATGCGGTGTGGATCGCCCCGCTGGATGCCGTGCGCCTGGACCTGGCCAGTGGCGAGCTGCAAGAAATCGACCTGGGCCAGCGTGAGCCGGGCGGTTCGATCGGTATTTGCAGCAACGCCCATGTGCCGATGTCGGTGGCAGCGCAAGGGTGTGTCGAGGTTTTGCGTGAATTGGGCCAAGCTTACGGCGAAGGCATTTATCCATAA
- the pcaH gene encoding protocatechuate 3,4-dioxygenase subunit beta produces MSDADSRRFIIRDRNWHPKALTPDYKTSIARSPRQALVSIPQSVSETSGPDFSHLKFGKFDNDLLLNFNNGGLPIGERIILAGRVRDQYGKPIPHTLVEIWQANAGGRYRHKNDRYLAPLDPNFGGVGRTLTDSEGYYSFRTVKPGPYPWRNGPNDWRPAHIHVSISGPSIATRLITQLYFEGDPMIPMCPIVKSITNADAVQSLIARLDMGAANPMDCLAYRFDIVLRGQRQTHFENC; encoded by the coding sequence ATGTCTGATGCAGACAGCCGGCGCTTTATCATCCGTGACCGCAACTGGCACCCCAAAGCTCTGACCCCTGACTACAAGACTTCCATTGCCCGTTCCCCGCGTCAGGCGCTGGTGAGCATCCCGCAATCGGTGAGTGAGACCAGCGGGCCTGACTTTTCCCACCTTAAGTTCGGCAAGTTCGACAACGACTTGCTGCTGAATTTCAATAATGGCGGTTTGCCGATAGGCGAGCGGATCATCCTTGCAGGTCGCGTGCGCGATCAATATGGCAAGCCGATTCCTCATACCTTGGTGGAAATCTGGCAGGCCAACGCTGGCGGTCGGTATCGTCACAAGAACGACCGCTACCTGGCGCCGCTGGACCCAAACTTCGGCGGCGTGGGCCGCACCTTGACCGACAGTGAAGGTTATTACAGCTTTCGCACTGTCAAGCCAGGGCCTTACCCGTGGCGTAACGGGCCTAATGACTGGCGCCCGGCGCATATCCACGTTTCCATCAGTGGCCCCTCGATTGCCACGCGCCTGATTACCCAGCTGTACTTCGAAGGTGATCCGATGATCCCCATGTGCCCGATCGTCAAATCGATTACCAACGCCGATGCCGTGCAGAGCCTGATTGCCCGGTTGGACATGGGCGCGGCCAATCCGATGGATTGTCTGGCCTATCGTTTTGACATTGTGCTGCGCGGTCAGCGCCAGACTCACTTCGAAAACTGCTGA
- the pcaG gene encoding protocatechuate 3,4-dioxygenase subunit alpha yields the protein MPIELLPETPSQTAGPYVHIGLALAAAGNPSRPEEIWSEMARTDAAGEHIVLFGNVYDGNGHLVRDSFLELWQADHKGVYDENFDSEKAFNSFGRTATTFDAGEWTLNTIKPGVVNNAAGVPMAPHINVSLFARGINIHLQTRLYFSDEPEANAKCPVLNLIEQPQRRETLIAQRCEVNGKTAYRFDIRIQGEGETVFFDF from the coding sequence ATGCCTATCGAACTGCTACCGGAAACCCCATCGCAAACTGCTGGCCCCTACGTGCATATCGGCCTGGCGCTGGCTGCGGCCGGCAACCCGTCGCGTCCAGAGGAAATCTGGAGCGAAATGGCCAGAACCGATGCTGCGGGCGAGCATATTGTGCTGTTTGGCAACGTTTATGACGGTAATGGCCACCTGGTGCGCGACTCTTTTCTGGAGCTTTGGCAAGCCGACCATAAAGGGGTCTATGACGAAAACTTCGACTCGGAAAAAGCTTTCAACAGCTTTGGTCGCACCGCCACCACCTTCGATGCGGGTGAGTGGACACTCAATACCATCAAGCCGGGCGTGGTGAACAACGCAGCTGGCGTGCCGATGGCGCCGCATATCAACGTGTCGCTGTTTGCCCGGGGTATCAACATCCATTTGCAGACGCGGCTGTACTTTAGCGATGAGCCAGAAGCCAATGCCAAGTGCCCGGTGCTTAACCTGATCGAACAGCCGCAACGGCGTGAAACCCTGATCGCCCAGCGTTGCGAAGTAAATGGCAAAACGGCCTATCGGTTTGACATCCGCATTCAGGGCGAAGGCGAGACGGTGTTCTTCGACTTTTAA
- a CDS encoding DMT family transporter, producing the protein MTLPTPLSGVNQPLKGILLIVTATALFSSHDALSKYLSGFYPVVMVVWARYLVHTVLMAGIFLPQSGLRVLRSKRPLLQVLRAICLLGSGLFFTYGLLFIPLAENTAVNFLAPLLVAALSGPLLGETVTRGQWLAVVCGFIGVVIIIHPGGELFTPAVLLPMAAALCFSCYQILTRKLSAYDSPTTSNFFAGLFNVLVMSALVPFFWQTPTLTHGLQMLALGSLGMTAHLLLTQSFRVAAPALLAPFSYCQIVFSGILGWLLFDHTPDLASRVGIAIICVSGLAAAWQQRRSRT; encoded by the coding sequence ATGACATTACCCACACCCCTTTCGGGGGTGAACCAACCCTTGAAGGGCATCTTGCTGATTGTGACGGCCACAGCGCTGTTCTCCAGCCATGATGCGCTGTCCAAGTACCTCAGTGGTTTTTACCCGGTGGTGATGGTGGTGTGGGCGCGTTACCTGGTGCATACCGTATTGATGGCAGGGATCTTTCTGCCGCAGTCGGGGTTGCGTGTACTGCGCAGCAAACGGCCTTTGCTTCAGGTGTTGCGGGCTATCTGCCTGCTGGGCTCGGGCCTGTTCTTCACCTATGGCTTGCTGTTTATCCCGCTGGCTGAAAATACCGCGGTCAACTTTCTGGCACCGCTGCTGGTAGCGGCCTTGTCCGGGCCGCTGCTGGGCGAGACGGTCACGCGGGGGCAATGGTTGGCGGTGGTGTGCGGCTTTATCGGCGTGGTCATCATCATCCACCCGGGTGGCGAACTGTTTACCCCAGCGGTGTTACTGCCGATGGCGGCGGCGTTGTGCTTTAGCTGCTATCAAATCCTCACGCGCAAACTCAGCGCGTACGACAGCCCTACCACCAGCAACTTTTTTGCCGGGCTGTTCAATGTGCTGGTGATGAGTGCGCTGGTGCCTTTTTTCTGGCAAACGCCAACCCTGACCCATGGCCTGCAAATGCTGGCTTTGGGCAGCCTGGGCATGACTGCGCACTTGCTGCTGACCCAATCGTTTCGCGTTGCTGCACCGGCATTGCTGGCGCCATTCAGTTACTGCCAGATCGTATTCTCGGGGATATTGGGCTGGTTGCTATTTGACCACACCCCTGACCTGGCCAGCCGGGTCGGTATTGCGATTATCTGTGTCAGCGGGTTGGCGGCGGCGTGGCAGCAGCGGCGCAGCCGCACATAA
- a CDS encoding MFS transporter, whose amino-acid sequence MVPSPTARTTSAHAPNAGIGDKIRGTLATGKTRWGMLALVFFATTLNFIDRAALGVMQPILAKEMSWTAMDYANINFWFQVGYAIGFVLQGRLIDRVGVKRVFFCAVLLWSLATGAHGLATSAVGFMICRFILGITEAANYPACVKTTRLWFPASERAVASGIFNAGTNVGAMFTPMMLPLVLHVWGWQAAFLCMAALGGIWLIFWGLKYYNPEEHPTVTKAELDYIQQEKEPEQTTVSFGTILKMRGTWAFALSYAMTAPVFWFYLYWLPPFLNQQYNLGISVTQMGIPLIIIYITADFGSVGGGILSSVLIKRGMAAVKARLVSMLLCAISIIGVVMAAGSSQLWVAVGAIALALGAHQAWTANVWSMVMDYTPKHMMGTVFGFGGMCAAIGGMFMTQFVGYVLTVTNNNYTLLFTMIPAMYFIALVWMYFMAPRKIPQV is encoded by the coding sequence ATGGTCCCTTCTCCGACTGCACGCACCACTTCTGCCCATGCTCCAAACGCAGGAATCGGTGACAAGATTCGCGGCACCCTGGCGACTGGCAAAACCCGTTGGGGCATGCTCGCACTGGTGTTTTTCGCCACCACCCTCAACTTTATCGACCGTGCTGCCCTGGGCGTAATGCAACCGATCCTGGCCAAGGAGATGAGCTGGACGGCGATGGATTACGCCAACATCAACTTCTGGTTTCAGGTGGGCTACGCCATCGGCTTCGTGCTGCAAGGCCGACTGATCGACCGTGTCGGGGTCAAGCGCGTGTTCTTCTGCGCCGTGTTGCTGTGGAGCCTGGCCACCGGCGCCCATGGCCTGGCTACTTCGGCGGTGGGCTTTATGATCTGCCGCTTTATCCTCGGCATCACTGAAGCCGCCAATTACCCGGCCTGCGTAAAAACCACGCGCCTGTGGTTCCCGGCCAGCGAGCGCGCCGTGGCCAGCGGCATCTTCAACGCCGGCACCAACGTAGGCGCCATGTTCACGCCGATGATGTTGCCGCTGGTACTGCATGTGTGGGGCTGGCAGGCGGCCTTTTTGTGCATGGCAGCCTTGGGCGGTATCTGGCTGATCTTCTGGGGTTTGAAGTACTACAACCCGGAAGAGCACCCGACCGTCACCAAGGCCGAGCTGGACTACATCCAACAAGAGAAAGAGCCTGAGCAAACCACCGTCTCGTTCGGCACCATCCTCAAGATGCGCGGCACATGGGCATTCGCCTTGTCCTACGCCATGACGGCACCGGTGTTCTGGTTCTACCTGTACTGGCTGCCGCCGTTCCTGAACCAGCAATACAACCTGGGTATCAGCGTGACGCAAATGGGCATCCCGCTGATCATCATCTACATCACTGCCGACTTTGGCAGTGTGGGCGGCGGAATCCTGTCATCGGTTCTGATCAAACGCGGCATGGCGGCAGTCAAGGCGCGCCTGGTGTCGATGCTGTTGTGTGCCATCAGCATCATCGGCGTGGTGATGGCCGCAGGCTCCAGCCAGCTGTGGGTCGCAGTGGGCGCCATTGCCCTGGCCCTGGGTGCGCACCAGGCCTGGACGGCCAACGTGTGGAGCATGGTGATGGACTACACGCCCAAACATATGATGGGCACCGTGTTCGGCTTTGGCGGCATGTGCGCTGCGATCGGCGGGATGTTTATGACCCAGTTCGTGGGCTATGTGCTGACGGTCACCAACAATAATTACACCTTGCTGTTCACCATGATTCCAGCGATGTACTTCATTGCGTTAGTGTGGATGTACTTCATGGCACCGCGAAAAATCCCGCAGGTTTAG
- the quiC gene encoding 3-dehydroshikimate dehydratase QuiC: MKRSIATVSLSGTLPEKLDAIAAAGFDGVEIFENDLLYYDGSPREVRQICTDLGLEISLFQPFRDFEGCRRDRLARNLDRAERKFDLMQELGTDLVLVCSNAATDSVGDRQILLDDLSLLAERAGARNLRIGYEALAWGRHVNTWQQVWDLVREVDHPNLGVLLDSFHTLSLKGDPSGIAQIPGDKIFFVQMADAPILAMDVLEWSRHFRCFPGQGEFDLPGFLAPIIQSGYTGPLSLEIFNDGFRAAPPRANAADGLRSLLYLEEKTRERLALQNAPVATLEPLFAPPAASPYDGIEFLEFAVDESQGAQLTHWLERLGFSKAGQHRSKNVSLLRQGDINLILNAEPYSFAHNFFEAHGPSLCATAIRVQDSASALARAVAYKGQPYRGLVGPNELELAAVRAPDGSLIYLVDKDATGKPLYESDFNLTSAPSPQGGLKRIDHMAMALPADSLDSWVLFYKSLLDFEADDEVVLPDPYGLVKSRALRSRCSSIRLPLNISENRNTAISHALSSYRGSGVHHIAFECDDLFAEVSRAKAAGVPLLDIPLNYYDDLAARFDFDDEFLSKLAYFNVLYDRDAQGGELFHVYTEAFEGRFFFELLQRKNGYAGYGAANVAVRLAAMAKSRSGAVRQAKL; the protein is encoded by the coding sequence ATGAAGCGTTCGATCGCCACGGTTTCCTTGAGCGGCACCCTGCCGGAGAAGCTCGATGCCATTGCGGCGGCAGGTTTTGACGGGGTCGAAATTTTTGAAAACGACCTGCTGTATTATGACGGCAGCCCCCGAGAGGTGCGTCAGATATGTACCGATCTGGGGTTGGAAATAAGCCTGTTTCAGCCGTTTCGTGATTTTGAAGGCTGCCGCCGCGACCGTTTGGCCCGCAACCTCGACCGCGCCGAACGCAAGTTTGACCTGATGCAGGAGCTGGGCACCGATCTGGTGCTGGTGTGCAGCAATGCCGCAACGGATTCGGTGGGTGACCGGCAGATTCTGCTCGATGACCTGAGCCTGCTCGCCGAGCGCGCCGGGGCGCGCAATCTGCGTATTGGTTACGAAGCCCTGGCCTGGGGCCGTCACGTAAACACCTGGCAACAGGTCTGGGACCTGGTGCGCGAGGTCGATCACCCCAACCTCGGCGTATTGCTCGACAGCTTCCACACCCTGTCCCTCAAGGGTGACCCGAGTGGCATTGCGCAGATTCCCGGTGACAAAATCTTCTTTGTACAGATGGCAGACGCCCCGATTCTGGCGATGGATGTGCTGGAGTGGAGCCGTCACTTCCGCTGTTTCCCGGGGCAGGGCGAGTTCGATCTGCCAGGCTTCCTGGCACCGATCATACAAAGTGGCTACACCGGGCCGCTGTCGCTGGAGATCTTCAACGACGGTTTTCGCGCCGCTCCGCCCCGCGCCAATGCGGCCGATGGCTTGCGTTCGTTGCTGTATCTGGAAGAGAAAACCCGCGAGCGGCTTGCCCTGCAAAATGCCCCGGTCGCTACCTTGGAGCCATTGTTCGCCCCGCCCGCTGCCAGCCCGTACGACGGCATCGAGTTTCTCGAATTTGCTGTGGATGAAAGCCAGGGCGCGCAACTGACCCACTGGCTCGAGCGCCTGGGTTTCAGCAAGGCCGGGCAGCACCGCTCAAAAAATGTGAGCTTGCTGCGCCAGGGTGATATCAACCTGATCCTCAACGCCGAACCCTATTCTTTTGCCCATAACTTTTTTGAGGCCCACGGTCCGTCTTTATGTGCCACTGCCATTCGGGTGCAAGACAGTGCCAGCGCACTGGCCCGTGCCGTGGCCTACAAGGGGCAGCCTTATCGCGGGCTGGTCGGCCCTAACGAACTGGAGCTGGCGGCAGTGCGTGCGCCCGATGGCAGCCTGATTTATCTGGTGGACAAAGACGCTACCGGCAAGCCGTTGTATGAATCTGACTTCAACCTCACGTCAGCCCCATCACCCCAGGGCGGCCTTAAACGCATCGATCATATGGCGATGGCATTACCCGCCGACAGCCTCGACAGCTGGGTACTGTTCTATAAGAGCCTGCTGGATTTCGAAGCCGATGACGAAGTGGTGCTCCCCGACCCCTATGGTCTGGTAAAGAGCCGCGCGCTGCGTAGTCGTTGCAGCTCGATTCGCTTGCCGCTGAATATCTCCGAGAACAGAAACACCGCCATCTCACATGCTCTGTCGAGTTATCGCGGCTCGGGTGTGCACCATATCGCCTTTGAGTGTGACGACCTGTTCGCCGAAGTCAGCCGCGCCAAAGCCGCAGGCGTGCCGCTGCTGGATATCCCGCTCAATTATTACGACGACCTGGCTGCACGCTTCGATTTCGATGACGAATTCCTGAGCAAACTGGCCTATTTCAACGTGCTGTATGACCGCGATGCCCAGGGTGGCGAGCTGTTTCATGTGTACACCGAGGCGTTTGAAGGGCGGTTTTTCTTCGAGCTGCTGCAACGCAAAAATGGCTATGCCGGGTATGGCGCGGCGAACGTTGCGGTGCGCCTGGCGGCGATGGCCAAGTCACGCAGTGGTGCGGTGCGTCAGGCAAAGTTGTAG
- a CDS encoding TetR/AcrR family transcriptional regulator: MTNTPEVDTGATAPLVEPRKSRKNNPEKTRENILQEAIVEFVEQGLAGGRVDAIAERTKTSKRMIYYYFTSKEQLYVEVLEKLYGEIRSIESCLNLDQLEPVLAIQRLVEFTFDHHDMNADFVRIVSIENIHKGEYIKRSEGIKAMNDTIVQALEKILQRGVEQKVFRAGLNPLDVHLLVSSFCFYRVSNRYTLGEIFQVDFSDLQVKQRQRDMMCDAVLRYLQA; this comes from the coding sequence ATGACCAATACTCCAGAAGTCGATACCGGCGCCACGGCACCGCTAGTCGAACCGCGCAAAAGCCGTAAGAACAACCCTGAAAAGACCCGGGAAAATATCCTGCAAGAAGCCATTGTAGAGTTCGTCGAACAAGGCCTGGCGGGGGGGCGGGTGGATGCGATTGCCGAGCGCACTAAAACCTCCAAGCGCATGATCTATTACTACTTCACCAGCAAGGAGCAACTCTACGTCGAGGTGCTGGAGAAGTTGTACGGCGAAATCCGCAGCATCGAAAGCTGTTTGAATCTGGATCAGCTTGAGCCGGTTCTGGCGATTCAACGACTGGTGGAATTCACCTTCGACCACCACGACATGAATGCGGATTTTGTGCGTATCGTCAGCATCGAAAATATCCACAAGGGTGAATACATCAAGCGCTCCGAAGGCATCAAGGCCATGAACGACACGATTGTGCAGGCACTTGAAAAGATCCTGCAGCGTGGTGTGGAACAAAAAGTGTTCCGCGCCGGGCTCAACCCGCTGGATGTGCATTTGCTGGTCAGCTCGTTCTGTTTTTACCGCGTATCAAATCGCTACACCCTGGGTGAAATTTTCCAGGTCGACTTCTCTGATCTGCAGGTCAAGCAGCGTCAGCGCGACATGATGTGTGATGCCGTATTGCGCTATTTGCAGGCGTGA
- a CDS encoding RNA polymerase sigma factor — MLDTDLKGLFLKHASTLRGYLARKVRDPQLAADLVQESFLRMAERGRKEHIDNSPGYLYRIAGNLLVDHIRQETRRKTDTVPHEALAEIEDEMAGLEAQAMAEQQRMALKQALSELPERTQEIFRLNRIEGMTHAQVARHLEISDSSVQKHLSKALAYVMQRLQEPEK, encoded by the coding sequence TTGTTGGATACGGATCTCAAGGGCTTGTTCCTCAAGCATGCCAGTACCCTGCGCGGGTATCTGGCGCGCAAGGTACGAGACCCACAGCTGGCCGCGGACCTGGTGCAGGAAAGTTTTCTGCGCATGGCCGAGCGTGGCCGCAAAGAGCACATCGACAACTCCCCCGGTTACCTCTATCGCATTGCTGGCAACCTGCTGGTCGATCACATTCGTCAGGAAACCCGGCGCAAGACCGATACGGTCCCCCATGAAGCACTGGCCGAAATCGAAGACGAAATGGCAGGGCTGGAGGCCCAGGCGATGGCTGAACAACAGCGCATGGCTTTAAAGCAGGCATTGTCCGAATTGCCCGAACGCACCCAGGAAATCTTCCGTCTCAACCGCATCGAGGGCATGACCCATGCTCAAGTTGCGCGCCATCTTGAAATTTCTGACAGCTCGGTGCAAAAGCATCTGTCGAAAGCCTTGGCTTACGTCATGCAGCGTCTACAAGAGCCCGAGAAATAA
- a CDS encoding FecR family protein, translating to MSQGPEQQSITEAAAEWAVRLHAGALSEEAQAQLEQWLAADKRHPEALRFAEQTWAALGDLALEPRPVAHRQRPAEARPAPVSRRRRPLRWAGRAAVLSLVVAVGWFSGPTILIQMQADYRTGAGEIRTVQLDDGSSVQLDASSAISIDYDTGERRISLLAGSAVFDVAPMGEAETRPFVVQSAGGRTRALGTQFVVGRESRDQAWVGVLQHSVAVSLQTPPAQGAAQQTLEEGQSARYSAAQGVEKLPGFDLSAATSWRRGVLVFDRQPLGHVIEQLNRYRPGQIILANPALASRQVSGVFRLEMLDSALHTLTQELQVQRVELAGVSLVY from the coding sequence ATGAGCCAAGGCCCCGAACAGCAGAGCATTACTGAAGCGGCCGCCGAGTGGGCGGTGCGTCTGCACGCGGGTGCGTTGAGCGAGGAGGCGCAGGCGCAACTGGAGCAGTGGCTGGCGGCCGATAAGCGCCATCCAGAGGCCTTGCGCTTTGCCGAGCAGACCTGGGCAGCGCTGGGGGATTTGGCGCTGGAGCCGCGTCCTGTAGCCCATCGCCAGCGACCAGCAGAAGCCCGACCCGCGCCGGTGAGCCGACGTCGACGGCCGTTGCGCTGGGCCGGACGTGCTGCAGTGCTGTCGTTGGTAGTCGCAGTTGGCTGGTTTAGCGGCCCGACGATACTGATACAGATGCAGGCCGACTACCGCACAGGTGCGGGAGAAATCCGCACGGTTCAGCTCGACGACGGCAGCTCGGTACAGCTGGATGCCTCCAGTGCCATCAGCATCGACTACGACACTGGCGAGCGGCGTATCAGCCTGCTGGCGGGTTCGGCGGTGTTTGACGTGGCGCCCATGGGCGAAGCCGAAACCCGGCCTTTTGTGGTGCAAAGTGCGGGCGGGCGTACCCGAGCGCTGGGCACGCAATTTGTGGTGGGCCGCGAGAGCCGCGATCAGGCGTGGGTCGGCGTGCTGCAACACAGCGTTGCCGTGAGCCTGCAAACGCCGCCGGCCCAAGGCGCAGCGCAGCAAACCCTTGAGGAGGGCCAGAGCGCCCGCTACAGCGCAGCGCAGGGTGTAGAAAAACTGCCCGGTTTCGACTTGAGCGCAGCCACCAGCTGGCGCCGTGGTGTGCTGGTATTTGACCGCCAGCCATTGGGCCATGTGATCGAGCAGCTCAACCGCTATCGCCCCGGCCAGATCATCTTGGCCAACCCGGCCCTGGCCAGTCGACAGGTCAGCGGCGTATTCCGCCTCGAAATGCTCGACAGCGCCCTGCACACCCTTACCCAGGAGTTGCAGGTGCAGCGCGTCGAACTGGCGGGCGTGAGCCTGGTGTATTGA